Proteins found in one Loxodonta africana isolate mLoxAfr1 chromosome 21, mLoxAfr1.hap2, whole genome shotgun sequence genomic segment:
- the ADCY7 gene encoding adenylate cyclase type 7 isoform X1 has protein sequence MPAKGRYFLNEGEEGPDQDALYERYSLTSQRGPLLLTFLLVAIAACTALIVIEFINWDPSKLKTLLGTAVVVLVVFVALYLLVYVDCLVRRGLRALALLTWACLMTLGYVLLYDSRMKGACSWEQVPFFLFVIFVVYTLLPFSMWGAVAVGVVSTVSHLLVLGILLGAHKMPSDHIVLKLLANAIIFLCGNLTGAFHKHRMQDASRDLFTYTVKCIQVRSKLRIEKRQQENLLLSVLPAHISMGMKLAIIERLKEHRDRRYMPDNNFHSLYVKRHQNVSILYADIVGFTQLASDCSPKELVVMLNELFGKFDQIAKANECMRIKILGDCYYCVSGLPVSLPTHARNCVKMGLDMCEAIKQVREATGVDINMRVGIHSGNVLCGVIGLLKWQYDVWSHDVSLANRMEASGVPGRVHITEATLNHLDKAYEVEDGHGQQRDPYLKEMNIRTYLVIDPRSQQPPPPCQHLPRPKGDAALKMRASVRMTRYLESWGAARPFAHLNHRESVSVSETPDPNSRRPRAIPLRRHRTPDKSASLKGRSEDDSYNDEMWSAIEGLTSTRCGPPHSCAAAPRFCCSRSDDFHTCTWVSIFQEKGLEREYRLAPIPRARHYFACAGLVFLCILLIHVLLMPRMAALGVSFGLVACVLGLVLGLSFADQFLRCCPAWGMLRAISERVETQSLLRVSLAIVTISSLLTIAIISLPLLPVPALGPPGGNETSRNTVSSQTSCELLLHYTSSCILGFIACSVFLWMSLELKFVLLTVALVAYLVLFNISPCWQWACCSHSLGNLTESNGTLSSSCPWSDLKTMINFYLVLFYVTLVMLSMQTDYYCRLDCLWKKKFKKEQEEFETMENVNRLLLENVLPAHVAAHFIGDKLNEDWYHQSYDCVCVMFASVPDFKVFYTECDINKEGLECLRLLNEIIADFDELLLKPKFSGVEKIKTIGSTYMAAAGLSVTSGHENQVRALGCDLTHSQPGQEDGVMSHGPKCTDCVPQDLERQHAQIGIMVEFSLALMSKLDGINRHSFNSFRLRVGINHGPVIAGVIGARKPQYDIWGNTVNVASRMESTGELGKIQVTEETCTILQGLGYSCECRGLINVKGKGELTTYFVCTDTAKFQGLGLN, from the exons GACCCCTCCAAACTCAAGACTCTCCTGGGGACGGCGGTCGTGGTGCTTGTCGTGTTTGTTGCCCTCTACCTGCTGGTGTATGTCGACTGCCTTGTGCGGCGGGGGCTCAGGGCCCTGGCGCTGCTCACCTGGGCCTGCCTCATGACGCTGGGTTACGTGCTGCTGTACGACTCACGGATGAAGGGGGCCTGCTCCTGGGAGCAG GTGCCCTTCTTCCTGTTTGTCATCTTCGTGGTGTACACGCTGCTGCCCTTCAGCATGTGGGGGGCCGTCGCAGTGGGGGTCGTCTCCACTGTCTCCCACCTCCTCGTGCTCGGCATCCTCCTGGGGGCCCACAAGATGCCTAGTGACCACATAGTGCTGAAG CTGCTGGCCAATGCCATCATCTTCTTGTGCGGGAACCTGACTGGCGCCTTCCACAAGCACCGGATGCAGGATGCCTCCAGAGACCTGTTCACCTACACTGTGAAGTGCATCCAGGTCCGGAGCAAGCTGCGCATCGAGAAGCGGCAGCAG GAGAACCTGCTGCTCTCGGTGCTGCCAGCCCACATCTCCATGGGCATGAAGCTGGCCATCATTGAGCGCCTCAAGGAGCACAGGGACCGCCGCTACATGCCCGACAACAACTTCCACAGCCTGTATGTCAAGCGGCACCAGAACGTCAG CATCCTCTACGCAGACATTGTGGGCTTCACGCAGCTGGCCAGTGACTGCTCCCCCAAGGAGCTGGTGGTGATGCTTAACGAGCTCTTTGGAAAGTTCGACCAGATTGCCAAG GCCAACGAGTGCATGCGGATCAAGATCCTGGGTGACTGCTATTACTGCGTGTCGGGCCTGCCTGTGTCCCTGCCCACTCATGCCCGGAACTGCGTGAAGATGGGGCTGGACATGTGTGAGGCCATCAA GCAGGTGCGGGAGGCCACGGGTGTGGACATCAACATGCGCGTGGGCATCCACTCCGGGAACGTGCTGTGCGGTGTCATCGGGCTGCTCAAGTGGCAGTATGACGTATGGTCCCACGACGTGTCCCTGGCCAACAGGATGGAGGCATCTGGAGTCCCCGG CCGGGTGCACATCACGGAGGCGACGCTGAACCACCTGGACAAGGCGTACGAAGTGGAGGATGGGCACGGGCAGCAGAGGGACCCCTACCTGAAGGAGATGAATATCCGCACCTACCTGGTCATCGACCCCCGG AGCCAGCAGCCACCTCCGCCCTGCCAGCACCTCCCCAGGCCCAAGGGGGACGCAGCTCTGAAGATGCGGGCGTCAGTGCGGATGACCCGCTACCTGGAGTCCTGGGGTGCCGCGCGGCCCTTCGCGCACCTCAACCATCGCGAGAGCGTGAGCGTCAGTGAGACCCCTGACCCCAACAGCCGGAGGCCCAGG GCCATTCCTTTGCGGCGCCACCGGACCCCAGACAA AAGTGCGTCTCTCAAGGGGCGGTCGGAGGATGACTCCTACAACGATGAGATGTGGTCGGCCATCGAGGGGCTCACTTCCACAAG GTGTGGCCCCCCTCACTCCTGTGCTGCCGCCCCCAGGTTCTGCTGCTCCAGGTCAGATGACTTCCACACCTGCACCTGGGTGTCCATCTTCCAGGAGAAGGGCCTTGAGCGAGAG TACCGCCTGGCACCCATCCCCCGGGCCCGCCACTACTTCGCCTGTGCCGGCCTCGTCTTCCTCTGCATCCTGCTCATCCATGTCCTGCTGATGCCCAG GATGGCGGCTCTGGGTGTGTCCTTTGGGCTGGTGGCCTGTGTGCTGGGGCTAGTGCTGGGCCTGTCCTTTGCTGATCAGTTCTTG AGGTGCTGCCCAGCCTGGGGGATGCTCCGGGCCATCTCTGAGAGGGTGGAGACACAGTCCCTGCTGAGGGTGTCCCTGGCCATCGTGACCATCAGCAGCCTGCTCACCATTGCCATCATCAGCCTG CCGCTGCTCCCTGTCCCAGCACTGGGACCACCTGGTGGGAACGAGACGAGCCGGAACACTGTGAGCAGCCAGACCTCATGTGAGCTGCTGCTG CATTACACCAGCAGCTGCATCCTGGGCTTCATTGCTTGCTCCGTCTTCTTGTGGATGAGCCTGGAGCTGAAGTTCGTGCTGCTGACCGTGGCCTTGGTGGCCTACCTGGTGCTCTTTAACATCTCTCCGTGCTGGCAGTGGGCCTGCTGCAGCCACAGCCTGGGCAACCTCACGGAGAGCAACGGCACCCTCAG CTCCTCTTGTCCATGGAGTGATCTGAAGACAATGATTAATTTCTACCTGGTTCTGTTCTATGTCACCCTCGTCATGCTCTCCATGCAG ACTGACTACTACTGCCGTCTGGACTGTTTGTGGAAGAAGAAGTTCAAGAAGGAGCAGGAGGAGTTTGAGACCATGGAGAATGTGAACCGCCTTCTTCTGGAGAACGTCCTGCCAGCCCATGTGGCCGCCCACTTCATTGGCGACAAGTTAAATGAG GACTGGTACCACCAGTCGTATGACTGCGTCTGTGTCATGTTTGCGTCCGTGCCGGATTTCAAAGTGTTCTATACCGAGTGCGACATCAACAAGGAAGGGCTGGAGTGCCTGCGCCTGCTGAACGAGATCATTGCGGACTTTGACGAG CTGCTGTTAAAGCCCAAGTTCAGTGGGGTGGAGAAGATCAAGACCATCGGCAGCACATACATGGCAGCAGCGGGGCTCAGCGTCACCTCAGGGCATGAGAACCAG GTCAGGGCTCTGGGCTGCGACCTCACACACAGCCAGCCCGGGCAGGAAGATGGGGTGATGTCCCACGGCCCCAAGTGCACAGACTGTGTCCCGCAGGACCTGGAGCGGCAGCACGCCCAGATCGGCATCATGGTGGAGTTCAGCCTCGCCCTGATGAGCAAGCTGGACGGCATCAACAGGCACTCCTTCAACTCCTTCCGCCTCCGTGTCG GCATAAACCATGGGCCCGTGATTGCTGGGGTGATCGGGGCGCGGAAACCTCAGTATGACATCTGGGGAAACACGGTCAATGTTGCCAGCCGAATGGAGAGCACTGGGGAACTTGGGAAAATCCAG gtTACTGAGGAGACATGCACCATCCTGCAGGGACTGGGCTACTCCTGTGAGTGCCGCGGACTGATTAACGTCAAAGGCAAGGGCGAACTGACGACTTACTTCGTCTGCACAGACACTGCCAAGTTCCAAGGGCTGGGGCTGAACTGA
- the ADCY7 gene encoding adenylate cyclase type 7 isoform X7, which yields MPAKGRYFLNEGEEGPDQDALYERYSLTSQRGPLLLTFLLVAIAACTALIVIEFINWDPSKLKTLLGTAVVVLVVFVALYLLVYVDCLVRRGLRALALLTWACLMTLGYVLLYDSRMKGACSWEQVPFFLFVIFVVYTLLPFSMWGAVAVGVVSTVSHLLVLGILLGAHKMPSDHIVLKLLANAIIFLCGNLTGAFHKHRMQDASRDLFTYTVKCIQVRSKLRIEKRQQENLLLSVLPAHISMGMKLAIIERLKEHRDRRYMPDNNFHSLYVKRHQNVSILYADIVGFTQLASDCSPKELVVMLNELFGKFDQIAKANECMRIKILGDCYYCVSGLPVSLPTHARNCVKMGLDMCEAIKQVREATGVDINMRVGIHSGNVLCGVIGLLKWQYDVWSHDVSLANRMEASGVPGRVHITEATLNHLDKAYEVEDGHGQQRDPYLKEMNIRTYLVIDPRSQQPPPPCQHLPRPKGDAALKMRASVRMTRYLESWGAARPFAHLNHRESVSVSETPDPNSRRPRAIPLRRHRTPDKSASLKGRSEDDSYNDEMWSAIEGLTSTRFCCSRSDDFHTCTWVSIFQEKGLEREYRLAPIPRARHYFACAGLVFLCILLIHVLLMPRMAALGVSFGLVACVLGLVLGLSFADQFLRCCPAWGMLRAISERVETQSLLRVSLAIVTISSLLTIAIISLPLLPVPALGPPGGNETSRNTVSSQTSCELLLHYTSSCILGFIACSVFLWMSLELKFVLLTVALVAYLVLFNISPCWQWACCSHSLGNLTESNGTLSSSCPWSDLKTMINFYLVLFYVTLVMLSMQTDYYCRLDCLWKKKFKKEQEEFETMENVNRLLLENVLPAHVAAHFIGDKLNEDWYHQSYDCVCVMFASVPDFKVFYTECDINKEGLECLRLLNEIIADFDELLLKPKFSGVEKIKTIGSTYMAAAGLSVTSGHENQDLERQHAQIGIMVEFSLALMSKLDGINRHSFNSFRLRVGINHGPVIAGVIGARKPQYDIWGNTVNVASRMESTGELGKIQVTEETCTILQGLGYSCECRGLINVKGKGELTTYFVCTDTAKFQGLGLN from the exons GACCCCTCCAAACTCAAGACTCTCCTGGGGACGGCGGTCGTGGTGCTTGTCGTGTTTGTTGCCCTCTACCTGCTGGTGTATGTCGACTGCCTTGTGCGGCGGGGGCTCAGGGCCCTGGCGCTGCTCACCTGGGCCTGCCTCATGACGCTGGGTTACGTGCTGCTGTACGACTCACGGATGAAGGGGGCCTGCTCCTGGGAGCAG GTGCCCTTCTTCCTGTTTGTCATCTTCGTGGTGTACACGCTGCTGCCCTTCAGCATGTGGGGGGCCGTCGCAGTGGGGGTCGTCTCCACTGTCTCCCACCTCCTCGTGCTCGGCATCCTCCTGGGGGCCCACAAGATGCCTAGTGACCACATAGTGCTGAAG CTGCTGGCCAATGCCATCATCTTCTTGTGCGGGAACCTGACTGGCGCCTTCCACAAGCACCGGATGCAGGATGCCTCCAGAGACCTGTTCACCTACACTGTGAAGTGCATCCAGGTCCGGAGCAAGCTGCGCATCGAGAAGCGGCAGCAG GAGAACCTGCTGCTCTCGGTGCTGCCAGCCCACATCTCCATGGGCATGAAGCTGGCCATCATTGAGCGCCTCAAGGAGCACAGGGACCGCCGCTACATGCCCGACAACAACTTCCACAGCCTGTATGTCAAGCGGCACCAGAACGTCAG CATCCTCTACGCAGACATTGTGGGCTTCACGCAGCTGGCCAGTGACTGCTCCCCCAAGGAGCTGGTGGTGATGCTTAACGAGCTCTTTGGAAAGTTCGACCAGATTGCCAAG GCCAACGAGTGCATGCGGATCAAGATCCTGGGTGACTGCTATTACTGCGTGTCGGGCCTGCCTGTGTCCCTGCCCACTCATGCCCGGAACTGCGTGAAGATGGGGCTGGACATGTGTGAGGCCATCAA GCAGGTGCGGGAGGCCACGGGTGTGGACATCAACATGCGCGTGGGCATCCACTCCGGGAACGTGCTGTGCGGTGTCATCGGGCTGCTCAAGTGGCAGTATGACGTATGGTCCCACGACGTGTCCCTGGCCAACAGGATGGAGGCATCTGGAGTCCCCGG CCGGGTGCACATCACGGAGGCGACGCTGAACCACCTGGACAAGGCGTACGAAGTGGAGGATGGGCACGGGCAGCAGAGGGACCCCTACCTGAAGGAGATGAATATCCGCACCTACCTGGTCATCGACCCCCGG AGCCAGCAGCCACCTCCGCCCTGCCAGCACCTCCCCAGGCCCAAGGGGGACGCAGCTCTGAAGATGCGGGCGTCAGTGCGGATGACCCGCTACCTGGAGTCCTGGGGTGCCGCGCGGCCCTTCGCGCACCTCAACCATCGCGAGAGCGTGAGCGTCAGTGAGACCCCTGACCCCAACAGCCGGAGGCCCAGG GCCATTCCTTTGCGGCGCCACCGGACCCCAGACAA AAGTGCGTCTCTCAAGGGGCGGTCGGAGGATGACTCCTACAACGATGAGATGTGGTCGGCCATCGAGGGGCTCACTTCCACAAG GTTCTGCTGCTCCAGGTCAGATGACTTCCACACCTGCACCTGGGTGTCCATCTTCCAGGAGAAGGGCCTTGAGCGAGAG TACCGCCTGGCACCCATCCCCCGGGCCCGCCACTACTTCGCCTGTGCCGGCCTCGTCTTCCTCTGCATCCTGCTCATCCATGTCCTGCTGATGCCCAG GATGGCGGCTCTGGGTGTGTCCTTTGGGCTGGTGGCCTGTGTGCTGGGGCTAGTGCTGGGCCTGTCCTTTGCTGATCAGTTCTTG AGGTGCTGCCCAGCCTGGGGGATGCTCCGGGCCATCTCTGAGAGGGTGGAGACACAGTCCCTGCTGAGGGTGTCCCTGGCCATCGTGACCATCAGCAGCCTGCTCACCATTGCCATCATCAGCCTG CCGCTGCTCCCTGTCCCAGCACTGGGACCACCTGGTGGGAACGAGACGAGCCGGAACACTGTGAGCAGCCAGACCTCATGTGAGCTGCTGCTG CATTACACCAGCAGCTGCATCCTGGGCTTCATTGCTTGCTCCGTCTTCTTGTGGATGAGCCTGGAGCTGAAGTTCGTGCTGCTGACCGTGGCCTTGGTGGCCTACCTGGTGCTCTTTAACATCTCTCCGTGCTGGCAGTGGGCCTGCTGCAGCCACAGCCTGGGCAACCTCACGGAGAGCAACGGCACCCTCAG CTCCTCTTGTCCATGGAGTGATCTGAAGACAATGATTAATTTCTACCTGGTTCTGTTCTATGTCACCCTCGTCATGCTCTCCATGCAG ACTGACTACTACTGCCGTCTGGACTGTTTGTGGAAGAAGAAGTTCAAGAAGGAGCAGGAGGAGTTTGAGACCATGGAGAATGTGAACCGCCTTCTTCTGGAGAACGTCCTGCCAGCCCATGTGGCCGCCCACTTCATTGGCGACAAGTTAAATGAG GACTGGTACCACCAGTCGTATGACTGCGTCTGTGTCATGTTTGCGTCCGTGCCGGATTTCAAAGTGTTCTATACCGAGTGCGACATCAACAAGGAAGGGCTGGAGTGCCTGCGCCTGCTGAACGAGATCATTGCGGACTTTGACGAG CTGCTGTTAAAGCCCAAGTTCAGTGGGGTGGAGAAGATCAAGACCATCGGCAGCACATACATGGCAGCAGCGGGGCTCAGCGTCACCTCAGGGCATGAGAACCAG GACCTGGAGCGGCAGCACGCCCAGATCGGCATCATGGTGGAGTTCAGCCTCGCCCTGATGAGCAAGCTGGACGGCATCAACAGGCACTCCTTCAACTCCTTCCGCCTCCGTGTCG GCATAAACCATGGGCCCGTGATTGCTGGGGTGATCGGGGCGCGGAAACCTCAGTATGACATCTGGGGAAACACGGTCAATGTTGCCAGCCGAATGGAGAGCACTGGGGAACTTGGGAAAATCCAG gtTACTGAGGAGACATGCACCATCCTGCAGGGACTGGGCTACTCCTGTGAGTGCCGCGGACTGATTAACGTCAAAGGCAAGGGCGAACTGACGACTTACTTCGTCTGCACAGACACTGCCAAGTTCCAAGGGCTGGGGCTGAACTGA
- the ADCY7 gene encoding adenylate cyclase type 7 isoform X4 → MPAKGRYFLNEGEEGPDQDALYERYSLTSQRGPLLLTFLLVAIAACTALIVIEFINWDPSKLKTLLGTAVVVLVVFVALYLLVYVDCLVRRGLRALALLTWACLMTLGYVLLYDSRMKGACSWEQLLANAIIFLCGNLTGAFHKHRMQDASRDLFTYTVKCIQVRSKLRIEKRQQENLLLSVLPAHISMGMKLAIIERLKEHRDRRYMPDNNFHSLYVKRHQNVSILYADIVGFTQLASDCSPKELVVMLNELFGKFDQIAKANECMRIKILGDCYYCVSGLPVSLPTHARNCVKMGLDMCEAIKQVREATGVDINMRVGIHSGNVLCGVIGLLKWQYDVWSHDVSLANRMEASGVPGRVHITEATLNHLDKAYEVEDGHGQQRDPYLKEMNIRTYLVIDPRSQQPPPPCQHLPRPKGDAALKMRASVRMTRYLESWGAARPFAHLNHRESVSVSETPDPNSRRPRAIPLRRHRTPDKSASLKGRSEDDSYNDEMWSAIEGLTSTRCGPPHSCAAAPRFCCSRSDDFHTCTWVSIFQEKGLEREYRLAPIPRARHYFACAGLVFLCILLIHVLLMPRMAALGVSFGLVACVLGLVLGLSFADQFLRCCPAWGMLRAISERVETQSLLRVSLAIVTISSLLTIAIISLPLLPVPALGPPGGNETSRNTVSSQTSCELLLHYTSSCILGFIACSVFLWMSLELKFVLLTVALVAYLVLFNISPCWQWACCSHSLGNLTESNGTLSSSCPWSDLKTMINFYLVLFYVTLVMLSMQTDYYCRLDCLWKKKFKKEQEEFETMENVNRLLLENVLPAHVAAHFIGDKLNEDWYHQSYDCVCVMFASVPDFKVFYTECDINKEGLECLRLLNEIIADFDELLLKPKFSGVEKIKTIGSTYMAAAGLSVTSGHENQVRALGCDLTHSQPGQEDGVMSHGPKCTDCVPQDLERQHAQIGIMVEFSLALMSKLDGINRHSFNSFRLRVGINHGPVIAGVIGARKPQYDIWGNTVNVASRMESTGELGKIQVTEETCTILQGLGYSCECRGLINVKGKGELTTYFVCTDTAKFQGLGLN, encoded by the exons GACCCCTCCAAACTCAAGACTCTCCTGGGGACGGCGGTCGTGGTGCTTGTCGTGTTTGTTGCCCTCTACCTGCTGGTGTATGTCGACTGCCTTGTGCGGCGGGGGCTCAGGGCCCTGGCGCTGCTCACCTGGGCCTGCCTCATGACGCTGGGTTACGTGCTGCTGTACGACTCACGGATGAAGGGGGCCTGCTCCTGGGAGCAG CTGCTGGCCAATGCCATCATCTTCTTGTGCGGGAACCTGACTGGCGCCTTCCACAAGCACCGGATGCAGGATGCCTCCAGAGACCTGTTCACCTACACTGTGAAGTGCATCCAGGTCCGGAGCAAGCTGCGCATCGAGAAGCGGCAGCAG GAGAACCTGCTGCTCTCGGTGCTGCCAGCCCACATCTCCATGGGCATGAAGCTGGCCATCATTGAGCGCCTCAAGGAGCACAGGGACCGCCGCTACATGCCCGACAACAACTTCCACAGCCTGTATGTCAAGCGGCACCAGAACGTCAG CATCCTCTACGCAGACATTGTGGGCTTCACGCAGCTGGCCAGTGACTGCTCCCCCAAGGAGCTGGTGGTGATGCTTAACGAGCTCTTTGGAAAGTTCGACCAGATTGCCAAG GCCAACGAGTGCATGCGGATCAAGATCCTGGGTGACTGCTATTACTGCGTGTCGGGCCTGCCTGTGTCCCTGCCCACTCATGCCCGGAACTGCGTGAAGATGGGGCTGGACATGTGTGAGGCCATCAA GCAGGTGCGGGAGGCCACGGGTGTGGACATCAACATGCGCGTGGGCATCCACTCCGGGAACGTGCTGTGCGGTGTCATCGGGCTGCTCAAGTGGCAGTATGACGTATGGTCCCACGACGTGTCCCTGGCCAACAGGATGGAGGCATCTGGAGTCCCCGG CCGGGTGCACATCACGGAGGCGACGCTGAACCACCTGGACAAGGCGTACGAAGTGGAGGATGGGCACGGGCAGCAGAGGGACCCCTACCTGAAGGAGATGAATATCCGCACCTACCTGGTCATCGACCCCCGG AGCCAGCAGCCACCTCCGCCCTGCCAGCACCTCCCCAGGCCCAAGGGGGACGCAGCTCTGAAGATGCGGGCGTCAGTGCGGATGACCCGCTACCTGGAGTCCTGGGGTGCCGCGCGGCCCTTCGCGCACCTCAACCATCGCGAGAGCGTGAGCGTCAGTGAGACCCCTGACCCCAACAGCCGGAGGCCCAGG GCCATTCCTTTGCGGCGCCACCGGACCCCAGACAA AAGTGCGTCTCTCAAGGGGCGGTCGGAGGATGACTCCTACAACGATGAGATGTGGTCGGCCATCGAGGGGCTCACTTCCACAAG GTGTGGCCCCCCTCACTCCTGTGCTGCCGCCCCCAGGTTCTGCTGCTCCAGGTCAGATGACTTCCACACCTGCACCTGGGTGTCCATCTTCCAGGAGAAGGGCCTTGAGCGAGAG TACCGCCTGGCACCCATCCCCCGGGCCCGCCACTACTTCGCCTGTGCCGGCCTCGTCTTCCTCTGCATCCTGCTCATCCATGTCCTGCTGATGCCCAG GATGGCGGCTCTGGGTGTGTCCTTTGGGCTGGTGGCCTGTGTGCTGGGGCTAGTGCTGGGCCTGTCCTTTGCTGATCAGTTCTTG AGGTGCTGCCCAGCCTGGGGGATGCTCCGGGCCATCTCTGAGAGGGTGGAGACACAGTCCCTGCTGAGGGTGTCCCTGGCCATCGTGACCATCAGCAGCCTGCTCACCATTGCCATCATCAGCCTG CCGCTGCTCCCTGTCCCAGCACTGGGACCACCTGGTGGGAACGAGACGAGCCGGAACACTGTGAGCAGCCAGACCTCATGTGAGCTGCTGCTG CATTACACCAGCAGCTGCATCCTGGGCTTCATTGCTTGCTCCGTCTTCTTGTGGATGAGCCTGGAGCTGAAGTTCGTGCTGCTGACCGTGGCCTTGGTGGCCTACCTGGTGCTCTTTAACATCTCTCCGTGCTGGCAGTGGGCCTGCTGCAGCCACAGCCTGGGCAACCTCACGGAGAGCAACGGCACCCTCAG CTCCTCTTGTCCATGGAGTGATCTGAAGACAATGATTAATTTCTACCTGGTTCTGTTCTATGTCACCCTCGTCATGCTCTCCATGCAG ACTGACTACTACTGCCGTCTGGACTGTTTGTGGAAGAAGAAGTTCAAGAAGGAGCAGGAGGAGTTTGAGACCATGGAGAATGTGAACCGCCTTCTTCTGGAGAACGTCCTGCCAGCCCATGTGGCCGCCCACTTCATTGGCGACAAGTTAAATGAG GACTGGTACCACCAGTCGTATGACTGCGTCTGTGTCATGTTTGCGTCCGTGCCGGATTTCAAAGTGTTCTATACCGAGTGCGACATCAACAAGGAAGGGCTGGAGTGCCTGCGCCTGCTGAACGAGATCATTGCGGACTTTGACGAG CTGCTGTTAAAGCCCAAGTTCAGTGGGGTGGAGAAGATCAAGACCATCGGCAGCACATACATGGCAGCAGCGGGGCTCAGCGTCACCTCAGGGCATGAGAACCAG GTCAGGGCTCTGGGCTGCGACCTCACACACAGCCAGCCCGGGCAGGAAGATGGGGTGATGTCCCACGGCCCCAAGTGCACAGACTGTGTCCCGCAGGACCTGGAGCGGCAGCACGCCCAGATCGGCATCATGGTGGAGTTCAGCCTCGCCCTGATGAGCAAGCTGGACGGCATCAACAGGCACTCCTTCAACTCCTTCCGCCTCCGTGTCG GCATAAACCATGGGCCCGTGATTGCTGGGGTGATCGGGGCGCGGAAACCTCAGTATGACATCTGGGGAAACACGGTCAATGTTGCCAGCCGAATGGAGAGCACTGGGGAACTTGGGAAAATCCAG gtTACTGAGGAGACATGCACCATCCTGCAGGGACTGGGCTACTCCTGTGAGTGCCGCGGACTGATTAACGTCAAAGGCAAGGGCGAACTGACGACTTACTTCGTCTGCACAGACACTGCCAAGTTCCAAGGGCTGGGGCTGAACTGA